From a single Apium graveolens cultivar Ventura chromosome 2, ASM990537v1, whole genome shotgun sequence genomic region:
- the LOC141685161 gene encoding uncharacterized protein LOC141685161, whose product MQAQGVWVAIEQSDPKVAVEEKTDKVALAMIYQGLAEDMLLSIAEKGTTKEAWEALKTICQGADRIKKAKAQTLRPEFESLSMKDIEQIDEFYLKLNGLVSNIRALGDEMNESYVVKKLLQTLSVEEVVGFLKAHEERMKGCDKTEPCEGQLLLTEEEWQKREATENKLLLIRDEWLKKTNRRGSNGSSSNFRNRGGRDRSNLKCYNCGIYRHFTADCQRTKRNNEPKEEINMAKFEDDEPTLLLAKCDAEDSKIIILSEKQLMLSQMSKLQGESNV is encoded by the exons ATGCAGGCACAAGGTGTTTGGGTAGCAATTGAACAGAGTGATCCAAAGGTTGCTGTAGAAGAGAAAACGGATAAGGTGGCTTTGGCGATGATATATCAGGGTTTGGCAGAGGATATGCTACTCTCAATAGCAGAAAAGGGTACAACCAAGGAGGCTTGGGAAGCACTGAAAACAATTTGTCAGGGAGCTGATCGCATAAAGAAAGCGAAAGCCCAGACCCTAAGACCTGAGTTTGAATCTCTAAGCATGAAGGACATCGAACAGATCGATGAGTTTTATTTAAAGTTGAATGGCTTAGTGTCGAATATAAGAGCTTTGGGAGACGAGATGAATGAATCCTATGTGGTCAAAAAATTGCTAC AAACACTCTCTGTTGAAGAAGTGGTTGGGTTCTTGAAAGCACATGAAGAAAGGATGAAAGGGTGTGACAAAACTGAACCATGTGAAGGACAATTGCTGCTTACGGAAGAAGAGTGGCAAAAACGAGAGGCCACTGAAAACAAACTGCTACTTATACGAGATGAGTGGTTGAAGAAAACTAACAGGAGAGGGTCAAATGGTTCGTCATCAAACTTCAGGAATCGTGGTGGACGAGACAGAAGCAATCTCAAGTGCTACAATTGTGGCATATACAGACATTTTACAGCAGATTGTCAACGAACCAAACGAAACAATGAACCCAAGGAGGAGATCAACATGGCCAAATTCGAAGATGATGAGCCAACTCTGTTATTGGCAAAGTGTGATGCCGAGGACTCGAAAATCATAATTCTAAGTGAAAAGCAATTGATGTTGTCTCAAATGTCCAAGTTGCAGGGAGAGTCAAACGTATAA
- the LOC141706865 gene encoding putative leucine-rich repeat receptor-like serine/threonine-protein kinase At2g24130, producing MGSYCMFNSLFLLMAFFVVSGEVNNSQILIDQASLLSFKSGVVSDPKNSLENWNSSKLQLCNWSGIGCNVNRTRVLSLDLSGLSLRGTISPAISKLSYLTILDLSKNFFEGHIPAEIGLLTYLRELSLSTNLIEGTIPIELGFLGDLVYLDLGSNRLSGEIPKLLLCNDTSSLEYIDLSNNSLSGEIRMNNQCQLRQLRFLLLWSNQLVGQVPQALSNSSKLEWLDLELNALRGNLPSEIVHKMPQLQFLFLSYNNFSSHNGNTNLYTFFSSLENSSNLQELELAGNSLGGQIPSIIGDLPTSLVQIHLENNLIFGSIPPDISKLFNLTLLNLSGNYINGSIPHELFHMKRLERLYLSNNALSGYIPSAFGDNPHLGLLDLSKNQLSGSIPDSFANLTQIRSLLLYENQLSGTIPPSLGKCINLEILDLSCNRISGVIPNEVAGLSSLKLYLNLSSNNLHGPVPLELSKMDMVLAIDISSNNLSGTIPPQIGSCIALEYLNLSSNALESSLPESVGKLPYLKGLDVSSNNLSGNIPESLQASSTLKEMKFSFNNFSGIVLNKGAFSGMSFDSFMGNPHLCGSIKGMRSCSKKRTCGVIILPALISSVFIILILCIFGYRVALKLSLRRKIATSTCPETEEEDHEANEHIHPKISYQQLIKATGGFSNACLIGSGQFGNVYKGIFEDNTKIAVKVIDTRTAGELSGKSFKRECQVLKRTRHRNLIKIITTCSRPDFKAIVLPLMPNGSLENYLYPSCLWNHRLDLVQLVNICSDVAEGLAYLHHYSPVKVVHCDLKPSNILIDHDMTALVSDFGIAKLVKGSDQGSVCVNDSASFCSTDGLLCGSLGYIAPEYGMGSQASTEGDVYSFGVLLLEIVTGKRPTDTIFQEGSSLHEWVKSQYPSKIEPIVEQALERYAPNGSVVPLNRLWCDVLLELIELGLICTQYSPLTRPTMDDVAHQIARLKQYLSGPSVEKSGSTKST from the exons ATGGGGTCTTATTGTATGTTTAACTCTCTTTTCTTGTTAATGGCATTCTTTGTTGTGTCCGGAGAAGTAAATAATTCTCAGATACTAATTGATCAAGCTTCACTTCTTTCTTTCAAATCCGGGGTTGTTTCTGATCCAAAAAATTCTCTTGAAAATTGGAACTCTTCTAAGTTGCAACTATGCAACTGGTCTGGTATTGGCTGCAATGTCAATAGAACACGAGTTTTAAGTCTTGACCTTAGTGGCCTTTCACTTAGAGGCACCATTTCACCAGCCATTTCCAAGCTTTCTTACTTGACAATTCTTGATTTGTCCAAGAACTTTTTTGAAGGCCACATCCCAGCTGAGATTGGTTTACTTACCTACCTCAGAGAGTTGAGCTTATCTACAAATCTTATTGAAGGTACAATCCCCATTGAGCTAGGTTTTCTTGGTGACTTGGTATATCTTGATTTAGGGAGTAACCGTCTCAGTGGTGAAATTCCAAAATTACTTTTGTGTAATGACACATCTTCTTTGGAATACATAGACCTATCCAACAATTCTCTCAGTGGCGAGATTCGTATGAACAATCAATGTCAGCTTAGACAGCTAAGGTTTCTTCTGCTTTGGTCCAATCAACTTGTTGGTCAAGTCCCTCAAGCTCTTTCAAACTCTTCAAAACTCGAATGGCTGGATTTGGAATTAAATGCATTACGTGGAAACTTACCTTCTGAGATTGTACATAAAATGCCACAGTTACAGTTCCTTTTTCTATCATATAACAATTTCTCAAGTCACAATGGTAACACTAACTTATACACCTTTTTCTCCTCTTTAGAAAATTCTTCAAACTTGCAAGAACTTGAGTTGGCTGGAAATAGTCTTGGTGGTCAGATACCTTCTATTATTGGTGATCTCCCAACTAGCCTTGTACAAATTCATCTTGAAAATAATCTCATTTTTGGCTCTATTCCTCCTGACATTTCAAAACTTTTCAACCTCACACTTCTTAACTTGTCTGGTAACTATATAAATGGTTCGATTCCACACGAACTGTTTCATATGAAAAGACTTGAGAGGCTTTACTTGTCAAATAATGCACTCTCGGGATACATTCCATCTGCCTTTGGTGATAATCCTCACTTAGGCCTTCTAGATTTGTCAAAGAACCAACTTTCAGGTTCAATACCGGACAGTTTTGCCAATCTTACTCAGATACGAAGTCTCTTGCTGTACGAGAACCAGCTATCAGGTACCATACCACCAAGCCTTGGAAAATGCATCAACTTAGAGATACTAGACCTCTCTTGTAACAGAATATCTGGGGTTATTCCAAATGAAGTGGCCGGACTGAGTAGCTTGAAGTTGTACTTGAACTTGTCTTCAAATAACTTACATGGGCCTGTGCCATTGGAGCTGAGTAAAATGGATATGGTTCTGGCAATTGATATTTCATCGAACAATCTTTCAGGGACAATCCCTCCACAAATTGGCAGCTGCATCGCCTTAGAGTACCTAAATCTTTCGAGTAATGCTTTAGAAAGTTCTTTACCTGAATCAGTTGGGAAACTCCCTTACCTTAAAGGACTTGATGTGTCATCTAACAATTTAAGTGGGAACATACCGGAATCTCTGCAGGCATCTTCAACTCTGAAAGAAATGAAATTCTCCTTCAACAACTTCTCTGGGATTGTACTAAATAAAGGAGCATTTTCAGGGATGTCCTTTGATTCTTTTATGGGCAATCCCCATCTTTGTGGCTCCATAAAAGGCATGCGTAGCTGTTCAAAGAAGAGAACTTGCGGTGTCATAATTTTACCTGCTCTGATCAGTTCAGTGTTTATCATTCTCATCTTGTGCATTTTTGGGTATCGTGTAGCACTAAAGTTAAGTTTAAGAAGGAAAATAGCAACTTCCACATGTCCAGAAACGGAAGAAGAGGATCATGAAGCAAATGAACATATACACCCAAAAATTTCTTATCAACAACTCATCAAAGCCACGGGTGGATTCAGCAATGCATGCTTAATTGGGTCAGGTCAATTTGGAAATGTCTATAAGGGAATATTTGAAGACAACACAAAAATAGCTGTGAAAGTAATTGACACAAGAACAGCTGGGGAATTGTCTGGGAAGAGCTTTAAAAGAGAATGCCAAGTTCTAAAGAGGACAAGACaccggaatttgatcaagatcATTACAACATGCAGCAGGCCAGATTTCAAGGCTATTGTTCTTCCACTTATGCCAAATGGTAGCCTTGAGAACTATTTGTATCCGAGCTGCTTGTGGAACCACAGATTGGACTTGGTTCAGTTGGTAAATATTTGTAGTGATGTAGCTGAAGGTCTGGCCTATCTGCATCATTACTCTCCCGTCAAAGTAGTGCACTGTGATCTAAAACCAAGCAACATTCTTATAGACCATGACATGACAGCTTTGGTGAGTGATTTTGGTATCGCAAAATTGGTAAAAGGGAGTGATCAAGGGAGTGTCTGTGTCAATGATTCTGCTTCCTTTTGCTCGACAGATGGCTTGCTTTGTGGCTCCCTCGGTTATATTGCTCCTG AATATGGTATGGGTAGCCAAGCTTCGACAGAAGGAGATGTTTACAGTTTTGGCGTTCTCTTGTTAGAAATTGTGACAGGAAAGCGTCCTACAGATACAATATTCCAAGAAGGATCAAGTTTGCATGAATGGGTTAAGAGTCAATACCCTTCCAAGATTGAGCCAATTGTTGAacaagctcttgaaaggtatgcTCCTAATGGCTCTGTGGTGCCTTTGAACAGACTATGGTGCGATGTGTTGTTGGAGTTAATCGAGTTAGGACTCATATGTACTCAATACAGTCCATTAACTAGGCCAACTATGGATGATGTGGCTCATCAAATAGCGCGGTTGAAGCAATATCTATCAGGTCCTTCGGTAGAAAAATCCGGGTCTACTAAAAGTACTTAA
- the LOC141706864 gene encoding uncharacterized protein LOC141706864 encodes MVGAPISASANQGSQKAESSTGSTYATPNAALSTVKPTAPYAPAPPAGYPPSQNPSPPNQANPTYSTTPTPTAMPYQQPNNTSAPYAAAPVSTPYAAMPTSNAYNSNNTGVAQFPHYTTQPPQSQYPQAPYAPPANPPTNPAYPSPYPQNSASLYAPHNPPPPNPNPAYPSPYPPNSAAPYAPPNPTAPYCDPNAASQYPPNSAPYNSHPNAAVPYPPNSAAGPYPPPNAAAPYPPSPYPPPPAQSSAYPPQQPYNPQAYPPSQAPTPYPPVSTYPPNPFPGLSQPQSSSGQTSPFPGLYQQPAGVYPPPPGAYPPPPY; translated from the exons ATGGTAGGCGCACCGATTTCAGCTTCTGCAAATCAAG GTTCACAGAAGGCGGAATCATCAACAGGATCAACTTATGCAACACCGAATGCAGCACTTTCGACGGTGAAACCAACAGCTCCTTATGCACCTGCTCCCCCGGCTGGTTATCCGCCGTCTCAAAATCCGTCTCCACCTAACCAAGCGAATCCTACTTACTCGACCACGCCTACGCCTACAGCTATGCCATACCAACAGCCTAATAATACTTCTGCACCTTATGCTGCAGCGCCTGTATCAACGCCATATGCTGCAATGCCTACCTCAAATGCCTACAATTCCAATAATACAGGAGTAGCACAGTTTCCACATTATACAACTCAACCTCCACAATCACAGTATCCACAAGCGCCATATGCACCTCCCGCAAATCCACCTACTAATCCTGCTTATCCGTCCCCGTATCCTCAAAACTCAGCATCACTATACGCACCTCATAACCCTCCTCCTCCTAATCCTAATCCTGCTTATCCATCCCCGTATCCTCCAAACTCCGCAGCACCATATGCTCCTCCCAATCCCACAGCACCATATTGCGACCCTAATGCAGCATCACAGTATCCCCCTAATTCAGCACCGTACAACAGTCATCCTAATGCTGCAGTGCCTTATCCTCCTAATTCAGCAGCAGGGCCTTATCCCCCTCCTAATGCAGCTGCGCCATATCCTCCATCTCCTTACCCTCCTCCTCCTGCACAATCATCCGCGTATCCTCCTCAACAGCCATATAATCCACAGGCTTACCCTCCTTCTCAAGCCCCGACTCCTTATCCACCAG TTTCCACGTATCCTCCGAATCCATTTCCAGGACTTTCTCAACCACAATCTTCTTCGGGTCAGACAAGTCCATTTCCAGGACTCTATCAACAACCTGCAGGAGTCTATCCGCCACCTCCCGGTGCCTATCCACCACCTCCATATTAG